In Streptomyces sp. P9-A4, the genomic window TGGCTGGGCCCCGGGTGTCCGGGAAGGGGCAGGTCAGGACCGCGCGGCTCATGGGCGTGGGAGCGAGGTCGCCTTCGGCGTCGGCCTGGGCGGAGCAGGGCGGTGAAGCCCGCCGACATCCTGCGGGGACGGCTGCCTTTGTCCTCCGGGGCCCTTGGCGAACGGCGGGTGGGGCGTGAAGCCTTCAGCTCCGTAGCGGCGGTCGCTGTCGGCTCAATCGAGGGTGGCGAGATGGTCGGCGTCGCCGCCGCGCCACTCGATGAGGAAGATGGTCGCGTCGTCGCTGGTGACGCCGCCTCGTTCCTGCTTCAAGGTGTGGGAGAGCGCGCGCACCACCGACCGCACCGCCGTGTGGTCACGGACGACTCGGTTGGTGCACTCGATGAGTTGCTCCTCACCGAACTGTTCCCCACCGGCTTGATGCTCTTCGATCAGGCCGTCGGTGAAACACAGCAGCCGGTCCCCGGGCCGCAGCGTCCGTTCGCTGACCACCGGCTCCTCACCGCCGAAGCCGACCGGCAAGGTGGTCGGGCTCTCCAGCCGGTCCACCACGGCGCGGCCGCGGATCAGCAGCGGTGCCGGGTGGCCGGCATTGACCCACTGCAGCAGGCCCGTGGCGACGTTCAGGCACATCATCTGCGCGGTGACGAAGTGATCGTGGCCGAACTGCTCGTTGATGGCCCTGTCCATGAACGCGTACACCTGGGACAGACCGGTGTCGGCCCGTCGCGTGTGGCGGTAGGCGCCGATGGCCACCGTCGCCATGGTCGCCGCGTCCAGGCCGTGGCCCATCGCGTCGATCACGGCCACATGAAGGATGTCGCCGTTGAGGGCGTAGTCGAAGCTGTCGCCGGCCACGGTGTACGCGGGCTCCAGGATTCCGGCCACCTCGACCTGCGGAACGGTCATCGACAGCGGAGGCAGCAACGACCACTGGATCTCCGCGGCCACGCTCATGGGGGCACGGCGTCGGGCCCGGAAGAACAGGTCGGTGTAGGCGTCCTTGGTCACGATCATGTCCGCTACCAGCCCGGCGAGTCTGCGCAGCAACCGCCGGTCGTCGTCATCGACGCTGTCCAGCGTGACGGCCATCGCCCCGACCTGGTCACTGCCGTCCAGCAGCGGCAGGTACATCCGCACGGTGCCGTCCTGCGGGACCTCTACCGTGCTGCGGCTCAGGAACGCCTCCCCGGCGGGCGACCCCTCGACCGGTTCGGGCTCCCCGATCATCAACCCCCGGCCCGGCAGCGGCACCAGCAGCATCTGTTCGTAGTCCTGCAAGAGGATCGAGACGTCCCGGCCGCCGACCCTGGCCACTTCTTCCGCGACGAGCGGGGCGATCAACTGCGGCGGCATCTCGTGAGACCGGTCCAGCAGCAGACCCAGCAACCGCTCACCAAACCCCTCCGACCGGTCCACCCCGAACCTGCCCGGCTTTCGCCCGCCTTCGGACATCGCTGCTTGCGTCCCTTCATACCGCTGCATGGGAATTCAGTGGACGGTCGGTTGTGTGGACCCGGTACGAAGCGCAGCACCCGGGATGACGATCCGCTCGATATATCGTTCGCTCGCCCCATCCGCAAGGCTCCCGACACCGGCAGTGGTCAACCCGCACAGCCTGACACCGCCAACCGGCCCAACGCCCGATTACGCCATGGGCGGCATGTCACACCCAGTCAGAACAGCCGGCATACATGCGCGCCTGCTCAAGCAAGTCCTCCTCCCACAACTGGCCAACCCGGCGTGACCGACCACAGAAGTTGAGCCAGGACCGTGCTCAGGTTCTGGTCCACTTTCTACGAAGGCTCACGGGAGTGATGTCGGTGGGGTGTGGTGGTAAGGCCGGACTCTACCGTTGGCCTGCTGGGATGCCCGTGTATCCGCCTCTGACCCGCGCCCTGGCCGAGGCTTTGGGCGGTGCCCTGTGGTTCATCGAGGGCAGCGAAGACGAGCAAATGGACTCGGACGATGCCGCCGTACAGCAACTGGGTGTCGGTCGTGATGAGTTCGGGCCTTCCGGCGATCTCGGCGTTGAACCGCTCGGCCGTACGGTCGTCCAGGGGCAGCACGTTGTAGCGGGTGGCCTCGATCAGCCAGAGCCGCTGCAACTCATGCAATTTGTCCGGCATTTCAGCGGCCAGGTCGTGGGCCTGGGTCGGGTCGGTGGAGCCGTCGTACAGCTCCCACACATCGTCATCGAAGGCCACCGTCTGCCCGCCGATCACCCACGGTGTGCGGTGCTTGGTCACGGCGGACCAGCCCTTGTGGTAGATGCCGCGGTTGCCGAGCATCTCGAAGTACTGCTGGTCGTGGCGCTCGGGGGCGTCGGCGCCGTCGAAGGTGTAGAGCATCGAGGTGCCCTCCATCGGCGACTGCTGTACGCCGTTGACCATGGTCGGCTCGGGAATTCCGGCAGCTTCGAGGATCGTCGGGCCTACGTCGATGACATGGCAGAACTGGCTTCGGACCTCCCCGGCGGACCGGATCCGGCTCGGCCAGTGGACGATGGTGCCGTTGCGGGTGCCACCCCAGTGCGAGGCGACCTGCTTGGTCCACTGGTACGGGGTGTCCATGGCGTGCGCCCAGCCGACCGCATAGTGGTTGAACGCCTCCGGAGTGCCGAACTTGTCGATGCGGGAGGCCATGAACTCCGGTGTCTCGATCGAGGCCATGCCGTTGAAAGTGAGCAGCTCGTTGAAGCTGCCGTGCAGACCGCCCTCGGCGGAGGCGCCGTTGTCCCCGGTGATCACGTACACAAGGGTCTCTTCGAGGATGCCCAGCTCCTCCAGCGCCGCCAGCAGCCGGCCGAGGTGATGGTCGGTGTGCTCGAGCATGCCGGCGTAGACCTCCATCTGCCGGGCGAGCACGGGCTTCAGCGCGGGCTCGATCTCGTCCCAGGCGGGGATCTCCGCATGACGCGTAGTCAACTCGGCGTCTTGTGCTACGACTCCGAGTTCCTTC contains:
- a CDS encoding PP2C family protein-serine/threonine phosphatase — protein: MSEGGRKPGRFGVDRSEGFGERLLGLLLDRSHEMPPQLIAPLVAEEVARVGGRDVSILLQDYEQMLLVPLPGRGLMIGEPEPVEGSPAGEAFLSRSTVEVPQDGTVRMYLPLLDGSDQVGAMAVTLDSVDDDDRRLLRRLAGLVADMIVTKDAYTDLFFRARRRAPMSVAAEIQWSLLPPLSMTVPQVEVAGILEPAYTVAGDSFDYALNGDILHVAVIDAMGHGLDAATMATVAIGAYRHTRRADTGLSQVYAFMDRAINEQFGHDHFVTAQMMCLNVATGLLQWVNAGHPAPLLIRGRAVVDRLESPTTLPVGFGGEEPVVSERTLRPGDRLLCFTDGLIEEHQAGGEQFGEEQLIECTNRVVRDHTAVRSVVRALSHTLKQERGGVTSDDATIFLIEWRGGDADHLATLD
- a CDS encoding sulfatase-like hydrolase/transferase, whose translation is MTTRHAEIPAWDEIEPALKPVLARQMEVYAGMLEHTDHHLGRLLAALEELGILEETLVYVITGDNGASAEGGLHGSFNELLTFNGMASIETPEFMASRIDKFGTPEAFNHYAVGWAHAMDTPYQWTKQVASHWGGTRNGTIVHWPSRIRSAGEVRSQFCHVIDVGPTILEAAGIPEPTMVNGVQQSPMEGTSMLYTFDGADAPERHDQQYFEMLGNRGIYHKGWSAVTKHRTPWVIGGQTVAFDDDVWELYDGSTDPTQAHDLAAEMPDKLHELQRLWLIEATRYNVLPLDDRTAERFNAEIAGRPELITTDTQLLYGGIVRVHLLVFAALDEPQGTAQSLGQGAGQRRIHGHPSRPTVESGLTTTPHRHHSREPS